One genomic region from Lysobacterales bacterium encodes:
- a CDS encoding four helix bundle protein, which yields MHYRDAMVWNKAMALAERICRTSTGLPAIEKFGIRAQITRAAVSVPSNIAEGWARESVREKAQFLAIAQGSLAELHTQLLLCERLHWLDHEKNLEAHELIDEVSRMLTTLRRRFRSPA from the coding sequence ATGCACTACCGAGACGCCATGGTGTGGAACAAGGCAATGGCCTTGGCAGAGCGGATCTGTCGAACGTCGACGGGTCTACCAGCGATTGAGAAATTCGGGATTCGCGCGCAGATCACACGTGCTGCCGTGTCTGTGCCCAGCAACATCGCGGAGGGCTGGGCCCGCGAATCCGTTCGAGAGAAGGCGCAGTTCCTCGCCATAGCGCAGGGCTCACTCGCCGAACTCCACACGCAGCTGCTTCTGTGCGAACGCCTGCACTGGCTGGATCACGAGAAGAACCTGGAGGCGCACGAGTTGATCGATGAAGTCAGCCGCATGCTCACGACCCTGAGACGGCGATTCAGATCACCCGCCTGA
- a CDS encoding S9 family peptidase, whose protein sequence is MTSRSRSTRALLPAALAALFLAGCGGTAPEPAAAPAAPAKTETEENSVSAAEDPYLWLEDVEGDKALDWVRAQNAASKASLEGIEGFVQLRDDLRAILDSNDKIPFVREMGGYLYNFWQDANNPRGLWRRTTLESYRSAAPEWEVILDLDALNKAEGENWVWAGSDCLRPEYTRCLLSLSRGGADANVTREFDTASKSFVEGGFFRPEAKGGMGWIDLDTVFVYTDFGDGSMTSSGYPRIAKRWKRGTELATAETVYEGKADDMYIAATHDDTPGYERSFVSRTLAFYNDELYLLGEGGQLTKIDAPNSANKSVHKDWLLLELREPLTVAETTFAAGSLLAAKLDAFLAGERKFTVLFQPSDTTSLAGYSFTANHLVLNVLEDVKNRLSVLTPAAEAGEAWPSQPLPGAPAFGTVSVSAYDEEKSDLVWMTSTDYLTPTTLYLGELLGEKAKLKEMPSFFDKEGLEITQGFATSEDGTRVPYFMVARQGLERNGKNPTLLYGYGGFEVSLTPGYSGAVGRAWLQDGGVYVVANIRGGGEYGPRWHQAALKANRNKAYEDFAAVAKELIAQNITAPAHLGMQGGSNGGLLMGNMTVMYPELFGAVVCQVPLLDMKRYHLLLAGASWMAEYGNPDTADWEFLQQYSPYQNVKADAKYPPVLFTTSTRDDRVHPGHARKMFARMQEQGHSVAYYENIEGGHGGAADNGQRAYMQAIAYSFLRQHLFPKG, encoded by the coding sequence ATGACCTCGCGATCCCGTTCCACGCGCGCCCTGCTGCCCGCGGCCCTAGCTGCCCTGTTCCTCGCCGGCTGCGGCGGCACCGCACCCGAACCCGCTGCCGCGCCGGCAGCACCCGCCAAGACCGAGACCGAGGAGAACAGCGTGAGCGCGGCCGAAGACCCCTATCTCTGGCTGGAGGACGTCGAGGGCGACAAGGCGCTCGATTGGGTGCGCGCCCAAAACGCCGCCTCCAAGGCGTCGCTGGAAGGTATCGAGGGCTTTGTCCAGCTGCGTGACGACCTGCGCGCGATTCTGGACTCCAACGACAAGATTCCCTTCGTCCGCGAAATGGGCGGCTACCTCTACAACTTCTGGCAGGACGCCAACAACCCGCGCGGGCTGTGGCGCCGCACCACGCTGGAGAGCTATCGCTCGGCCGCGCCGGAGTGGGAAGTGATCCTCGACCTCGATGCGTTGAACAAGGCCGAGGGCGAGAACTGGGTGTGGGCGGGCTCGGACTGCCTGCGGCCCGAGTACACGCGCTGCCTGCTGTCGCTGTCGCGCGGCGGCGCCGACGCCAACGTCACCCGCGAGTTCGATACTGCGAGCAAGTCCTTCGTCGAAGGCGGCTTCTTCCGCCCCGAAGCCAAGGGCGGCATGGGCTGGATCGACCTGGACACGGTCTTCGTCTACACCGATTTCGGCGACGGCTCGATGACCAGCTCGGGCTATCCGCGCATCGCCAAGCGCTGGAAGCGCGGCACGGAGCTGGCCACTGCCGAGACCGTGTACGAGGGCAAGGCCGATGACATGTACATCGCCGCCACCCATGACGACACGCCCGGCTATGAGCGCAGCTTCGTCTCGCGCACGCTGGCCTTCTACAACGACGAGCTGTACCTGCTCGGCGAGGGCGGCCAGCTCACCAAGATCGACGCGCCGAACAGCGCCAACAAGTCGGTGCACAAGGATTGGCTGCTGCTGGAGCTGCGCGAGCCGCTGACGGTGGCGGAGACCACCTTCGCTGCAGGCAGTCTGCTGGCGGCCAAGCTCGACGCCTTTCTCGCCGGCGAACGCAAGTTCACCGTGCTCTTCCAGCCCAGCGACACCACCTCGCTGGCCGGCTACAGCTTCACCGCCAACCATCTGGTGTTGAACGTTCTGGAGGACGTCAAGAACCGCTTGAGCGTGCTGACGCCTGCCGCCGAAGCCGGCGAGGCTTGGCCCTCACAGCCGCTGCCGGGCGCGCCCGCTTTTGGCACGGTTTCGGTAAGCGCCTACGACGAGGAGAAGTCCGATCTGGTGTGGATGACCAGCACCGACTACCTGACTCCGACCACGCTCTACCTCGGTGAGCTGCTGGGCGAGAAGGCCAAGCTCAAGGAGATGCCCTCGTTCTTCGACAAGGAAGGCCTCGAAATCACCCAGGGCTTCGCGACCAGCGAGGACGGTACCCGGGTGCCGTACTTCATGGTGGCGCGCCAGGGCCTTGAGCGTAACGGCAAGAACCCGACCCTGCTGTATGGCTACGGCGGTTTCGAGGTCTCGCTCACTCCCGGCTACTCCGGCGCGGTTGGCCGCGCCTGGCTGCAGGACGGCGGTGTCTACGTGGTCGCCAACATCCGCGGCGGCGGTGAGTACGGCCCGCGCTGGCACCAGGCCGCGCTGAAGGCCAACCGCAACAAGGCTTACGAGGACTTCGCGGCGGTCGCGAAGGAGCTCATCGCACAGAACATCACCGCGCCGGCGCATCTCGGCATGCAGGGCGGCAGCAACGGCGGCCTGCTGATGGGCAACATGACCGTGATGTACCCGGAGCTGTTCGGCGCTGTGGTCTGTCAGGTGCCGCTGCTCGACATGAAGCGCTACCACCTCTTGCTGGCTGGCGCGTCGTGGATGGCCGAGTACGGCAACCCCGACACCGCCGACTGGGAGTTCCTGCAGCAGTACTCGCCCTACCAGAACGTCAAGGCGGACGCGAAGTACCCGCCGGTGCTGTTCACCACCTCGACCCGCGACGACCGCGTGCATCCGGGCCACGCCCGCAAGATGTTCGCGCGCATGCAGGAGCAGGGCCACAGCGTCGCCTACTACGAGAACATCGAGGGCGGCCACGGCGGTGCGGCCGACAACGGCCAGCGCGCCTACATGCAGGCCATCGCCTACAGCTTCCTGCGCCAGCACCTGTTCCCCAAGGGCTGA
- the rodA gene encoding rod shape-determining protein RodA: MDVPLLAGLLALAAAGLLTLHSATHGNPALFTAQALRFAVGFAALWAIALVPPQQLRLWTPWLFAISLILLLLVPVLGTGRSGRHWLNLGVFYLQPAELVKLTLPMAVAAFLHGQPLPPRWTSLLVCAPIIAVPAALIAIQPDLGGAVTVAASGGFVIFFAGLAWSRIALFACIGMLAAPVGWFFLKEYQRARLTTFLDPESDPLGTGWNIIQSKIAVGSGGVFGKGWGEGTQSRLDFLPEHTTDFIFSVFAEEFGLVGVIGMLLLFAFIIGRSLWIVAQSRDTFARLVGSSLAMTFFLFVVLNSGMISGVLPVVGVPMPLMSYGGTSAVSLLAGFGIIMSVNAHRRFMGE, encoded by the coding sequence ATGGATGTGCCGCTTCTGGCCGGCCTCCTGGCTCTGGCCGCAGCGGGCCTGCTGACCCTGCACAGCGCGACCCACGGCAATCCCGCCCTGTTCACCGCGCAGGCTCTGCGCTTCGCGGTCGGCTTCGCCGCGCTGTGGGCAATCGCCCTGGTGCCACCACAGCAGCTGCGCTTGTGGACGCCTTGGCTATTCGCGATCAGCCTGATCCTGCTGCTGCTCGTGCCGGTGCTTGGCACCGGCCGCAGCGGGCGTCACTGGCTCAATCTCGGCGTGTTCTATCTGCAGCCGGCAGAGCTGGTGAAGCTCACCCTGCCGATGGCGGTGGCCGCCTTTCTGCACGGGCAGCCGCTGCCGCCGCGCTGGACCAGTCTGCTGGTCTGCGCGCCCATCATCGCTGTGCCGGCGGCACTGATTGCCATCCAGCCGGATCTCGGCGGCGCGGTCACGGTCGCAGCCTCGGGGGGCTTCGTGATCTTCTTCGCCGGTTTGGCCTGGTCGCGAATCGCCCTGTTCGCCTGCATCGGCATGCTGGCTGCACCGGTGGGCTGGTTCTTCCTTAAGGAGTACCAGCGGGCGCGGCTCACCACCTTTCTTGATCCGGAGAGCGATCCCCTGGGCACCGGATGGAACATCATCCAGTCGAAGATTGCGGTCGGCTCGGGCGGGGTGTTCGGCAAGGGCTGGGGCGAAGGCACGCAGTCGCGCCTTGATTTCCTGCCCGAGCACACCACCGACTTCATCTTCTCGGTATTCGCCGAGGAGTTCGGCCTCGTCGGCGTGATCGGCATGTTGCTGTTGTTCGCCTTCATCATTGGGCGCAGCCTTTGGATCGTCGCGCAGTCGCGCGACACCTTCGCCCGCCTGGTCGGCAGCTCGCTGGCCATGACCTTCTTCCTGTTCGTCGTGCTCAACAGCGGCATGATCTCGGGCGTCCTGCCCGTGGTCGGCGTGCCCATGCCGCTGATGAGCTATGGCGGCACCTCTGCCGTATCTCTGCTGGCCGGCTTCGGAATCATCATGTCGGTCAACGCGCATCGCCGGTTCATGGGGGAATGA
- a CDS encoding ribonucleotide-diphosphate reductase subunit beta produces MQPPEKAPTQLVARSSALVPDAPRLLDPGFELTLRPMRYPQFYEMYRDAIKNSWTVDEINFQIDISDLHSKLTPADRHLIHRLVAFFATGDSIVSNNLVLNLYQHLNAPEARMYLSRQLYEEALHVQFYLTLLDNYLPDPSERIKAFAAVENIPSIRKKAEFCFRWIDSLQQLRRAETREQRRQFLLNQICFATCIEGLFFFAAFAYVYYFRSRGLLPGLASGTNWVFRDESCHMAFAFECVRTIRSEEPELFDAAMQQQVYAMLEEAIECEIQFAEDVLSGGVAGISMRDMRQYLQHCADQHFAKLGLPLRYHVRNPLPFMELQDVQELTNFFERRVSAYQVGVSGDVAFDHAF; encoded by the coding sequence ATGCAGCCCCCAGAAAAAGCCCCCACCCAACTCGTTGCTCGTTCCTCCGCACTCGTTCCTGACGCTCCTCGCCTCCTAGATCCAGGCTTCGAGCTCACTCTCCGCCCCATGCGCTATCCGCAGTTCTACGAGATGTATCGCGATGCGATCAAGAATTCGTGGACGGTGGATGAGATCAACTTCCAAATCGATATCAGCGACCTGCACTCGAAGCTGACCCCTGCCGATCGGCACCTGATCCACCGGCTGGTCGCGTTCTTCGCGACCGGCGATTCGATCGTGTCGAACAACCTGGTGCTGAACCTCTACCAGCATCTCAACGCGCCCGAGGCGCGGATGTATCTGTCGCGGCAGCTCTACGAGGAAGCGCTGCACGTGCAGTTCTACCTGACCCTGCTCGACAACTATCTGCCTGACCCGTCAGAACGCATCAAGGCCTTCGCTGCGGTGGAGAACATTCCGTCGATCCGCAAGAAGGCCGAGTTCTGCTTCCGGTGGATCGACAGCCTGCAGCAGCTGCGGCGCGCCGAGACTCGCGAGCAGCGGCGGCAGTTCCTGCTCAACCAGATCTGCTTCGCCACCTGCATCGAAGGGCTGTTTTTCTTTGCCGCCTTCGCCTACGTGTACTACTTCCGCTCGCGGGGTCTGCTGCCAGGTCTGGCGTCGGGCACCAACTGGGTGTTCCGCGACGAGAGCTGCCATATGGCCTTCGCCTTCGAGTGCGTGCGCACGATTCGCAGCGAAGAGCCCGAACTGTTCGACGCAGCCATGCAGCAGCAGGTGTACGCGATGCTGGAAGAGGCCATCGAGTGCGAGATTCAGTTCGCCGAGGATGTGCTTTCAGGCGGTGTGGCGGGCATCTCGATGCGCGACATGCGGCAGTACCTGCAGCACTGCGCGGATCAGCATTTCGCCAAGCTCGGCCTGCCGCTGCGCTATCACGTGCGCAACCCGCTGCCCTTCATGGAGCTGCAGGACGTTCAGGAGCTGACGAACTTTTTCGAGCGGCGGGTCTCGGCCTATCAGGTCGGGGTCAGCGGCGATGTCGCCTTCGACCACGCGTTCTGA
- a CDS encoding ribonucleoside-diphosphate reductase subunit alpha — MHTQDTPTAATKAQGTASLDASSAGSTRDTGREAPAPPSLELRPPHDAPGMCVTKRSGRREPVDLSKIVRAVMRCCDGLYAVDPMRVATRTISGLYDGASTRELDELSIRTAALLTAEEPEYGRLAARLLAQVIEKEVTGQEIHAFSQSVSRGHELGLIKARLLGFVQAHARKLNDAIDTSLDRGFDYFGLRTLYDRYLLRHPHTRSVIETPQQFFLRVACALSEDVPDALALYRRMAQLDYLPSSPTLFNSGTTHEQLSSCFLLDSPADSLESIYQRYGDIAQLSKFSGGIGVSYSRVRSRGSLIRSTNGHSNGIVPWLKTLDSSVAAVNQGGKRKGAACVYLETWHADVEDFLELRDNAGDEARRTHNLNLANWVPDLFMNRVEADRDWSLFDPRVVPELTDLYGDAFERAYAQAEAQGKAAKTVPARKLYARMMRTLAETGNGWMTFKDRCNTTSNQTAKPGNIIHLSNLCTEILEVTSAEETAVCNLGSINLARHLDADGQFDFEALAETVRLAVRQLDRVIDLNFYPIESARRGNLRWRPVGLGCMGLQDLFFRLRLPFDSEAARALSARIAEEIYFHALDTSVELAQTRGAHPAFADTRAARGALQFDAWGLTPANADRWNALRARIQQHGLRNSLLIAIAPTATIASIAGCYECIEPQVSNLFKRETLSGDFLQVNRYLVDELKALGLWTADMRDAIKRAEGSIQNLPQIPEPLRQIYRTAWELPMRSLIDMAAERGPFIDQSASLNLFMESPNIGALSSMYMYAWKQGLKTTYYLRSRPATRIAKATVSAYTPVEAVVCSLENPEACEACQ; from the coding sequence ATGCACACCCAGGACACACCGACCGCTGCGACGAAAGCGCAGGGAACGGCGTCGCTCGACGCCAGCTCAGCGGGCTCGACTCGCGACACCGGCCGCGAGGCCCCGGCTCCGCCCTCCCTTGAGCTGCGCCCCCCGCACGATGCGCCCGGCATGTGCGTCACCAAACGCAGCGGACGCCGCGAACCCGTCGATCTGAGCAAGATCGTGCGCGCGGTGATGCGCTGCTGCGACGGTCTCTACGCGGTCGACCCGATGCGGGTCGCCACGCGCACCATCTCCGGCCTGTACGACGGCGCCAGCACCCGCGAACTGGACGAGCTTTCCATTCGCACCGCGGCGCTGCTGACCGCTGAAGAGCCCGAGTACGGCCGTCTCGCGGCCCGCCTGCTGGCCCAGGTGATCGAGAAGGAAGTCACCGGGCAAGAGATCCACGCCTTTTCGCAGTCGGTCAGCCGCGGCCATGAGCTCGGCCTGATCAAAGCGCGCCTGCTCGGCTTCGTGCAGGCCCATGCGCGCAAGCTCAATGACGCGATCGACACGTCGCTTGACCGCGGCTTCGACTACTTCGGTCTGCGCACCCTCTACGATCGCTATCTGCTGCGCCATCCGCATACGCGCAGCGTGATCGAGACGCCGCAGCAGTTCTTCCTGCGCGTGGCCTGCGCGCTGAGCGAGGACGTGCCGGATGCCCTGGCGCTGTACCGGCGCATGGCCCAGCTCGACTACCTGCCAAGCTCGCCGACGCTGTTCAACAGCGGCACCACGCATGAGCAGCTTTCGTCCTGCTTCTTGCTCGACTCGCCTGCCGACTCGCTGGAGTCGATCTACCAGCGCTACGGCGATATCGCCCAGCTGTCCAAGTTCAGCGGCGGCATCGGCGTCAGCTACTCGCGGGTGCGCTCGCGCGGCTCGCTGATCCGCTCGACCAACGGCCACAGCAACGGCATCGTGCCTTGGCTGAAGACGCTGGATTCGTCGGTGGCCGCGGTCAACCAGGGGGGCAAGCGCAAAGGCGCCGCCTGCGTGTACCTGGAGACCTGGCACGCCGACGTCGAGGACTTTCTGGAGCTGCGCGACAACGCCGGCGACGAGGCGCGACGCACCCACAATCTGAACCTGGCGAACTGGGTGCCCGATCTCTTTATGAATCGCGTCGAAGCCGACCGGGATTGGTCGCTGTTCGATCCGAGGGTTGTGCCCGAGCTGACCGACCTCTACGGCGACGCCTTTGAGCGCGCCTACGCGCAGGCGGAGGCCCAGGGCAAGGCTGCGAAAACGGTGCCTGCGCGCAAGCTCTACGCGCGGATGATGCGCACGCTGGCCGAGACCGGCAACGGTTGGATGACCTTCAAGGACCGCTGCAACACGACCAGCAACCAGACGGCCAAGCCCGGCAACATCATCCATCTGTCGAATCTGTGCACCGAGATTCTGGAGGTCACCTCGGCCGAGGAAACCGCGGTCTGCAATCTCGGCTCGATCAATCTCGCCCGCCACCTCGATGCCGACGGTCAGTTCGACTTCGAGGCGCTGGCCGAGACCGTGCGGCTGGCCGTGCGTCAGCTCGATCGCGTGATCGATCTGAACTTCTATCCGATCGAATCGGCGCGCCGCGGCAACCTGCGCTGGCGGCCGGTGGGCTTGGGCTGCATGGGGCTGCAGGACCTGTTTTTCCGCCTGCGCCTGCCCTTCGACAGCGAGGCTGCACGCGCGCTGTCGGCGCGCATCGCCGAAGAGATCTACTTCCATGCGCTGGACACTTCGGTCGAGCTCGCGCAGACGCGCGGCGCGCACCCCGCTTTCGCGGACACGCGTGCGGCCCGCGGCGCGCTGCAGTTCGACGCCTGGGGCCTAACGCCGGCGAATGCCGATCGCTGGAATGCCCTGCGCGCACGCATCCAGCAGCACGGCCTGCGCAACTCGCTGCTGATCGCGATCGCCCCCACCGCCACGATCGCCTCCATCGCCGGCTGCTACGAATGCATCGAGCCGCAGGTCAGCAACCTGTTCAAGCGCGAAACCTTGTCGGGCGACTTCCTGCAGGTCAATCGCTACCTCGTCGATGAACTGAAGGCGCTGGGCCTGTGGACCGCCGACATGCGCGACGCCATCAAGCGCGCCGAGGGCTCGATCCAGAACCTGCCGCAGATCCCGGAGCCCCTGCGGCAGATCTACCGGACCGCCTGGGAGCTGCCGATGCGTTCGCTGATCGACATGGCCGCCGAGCGCGGCCCCTTCATCGACCAGTCGGCCTCGCTAAACCTCTTCATGGAGAGCCCGAACATCGGTGCACTGTCGTCCATGTACATGTACGCCTGGAAGCAGGGACTGAAAACCACCTACTACCTGCGCTCGCGCCCGGCAACGAGGATCGCCAAGGCCACTGTGTCGGCCTATACGCCGGTCGAGGCGGTGGTGTGTTCGCTGGAGAACCCGGAGGCGTGTGAGGCGTGTCAGTGA
- a CDS encoding solute:sodium symporter family transporter: MSSGALQWSIFIGLTALVAGLTWWRCRRAERSNEASREFFLAGGGLTWPIVAGSLLLTNISAEQIVGMNGAQMALVAWWEFGAFVALIVLAKVLVPLYYKYGCTTTTELLEHRFGDAGIRAGVGLLFLFGYQFILLPVVLYTGAVFMKSMFALEFSVLSISAVFALAGLAYAAFGGLRAIAISDTFNGVGLLVMGLTVTAFAMAAIDWDLSGIPAERLTLIGDADSDIPWTTLLTGMFFAHLFYWGTNMVIVQRAMAAKTLREAQKGIYAAAAFKLILPLIVVLPGIIAFKLYGDVDDVAYGRLVGDVLPPWLSGAFAAVITGAVLSSYNSILNSAAALYTLDLHVRYIDAHANVRRIGQAVAVVATVVSVALVPLYQNAESIIATLQQLNGLYSMPVLAVFLAAVFFQRPDPRAAKIALAFGTALYACFAFWWTPLHYLHLMFITLFSALGLIWVLGRVLPPRAAAAAR; encoded by the coding sequence ATGTCGAGCGGCGCGCTGCAGTGGAGCATCTTCATCGGTCTGACCGCTCTGGTCGCCGGACTGACCTGGTGGCGCTGCCGCCGCGCCGAGCGTTCGAACGAGGCCTCGCGCGAGTTCTTTCTGGCCGGCGGCGGACTGACCTGGCCGATCGTCGCCGGCTCGCTGCTGCTGACCAACATCTCGGCCGAGCAGATCGTCGGCATGAACGGCGCGCAGATGGCGCTGGTGGCGTGGTGGGAGTTCGGCGCCTTTGTCGCCCTGATCGTGCTGGCCAAGGTGCTGGTGCCGCTGTACTACAAGTACGGCTGCACGACCACGACCGAACTGCTGGAGCATCGCTTCGGCGACGCCGGCATCCGCGCGGGCGTGGGCCTGCTGTTCCTGTTCGGCTACCAGTTCATCCTGCTGCCGGTGGTGCTCTACACCGGCGCGGTGTTCATGAAGTCGATGTTCGCGCTGGAGTTCTCGGTGCTCAGCATCTCGGCCGTGTTCGCCCTGGCGGGACTGGCCTATGCGGCCTTTGGTGGCCTCCGCGCGATCGCGATTTCCGACACCTTCAACGGCGTCGGCTTGCTGGTGATGGGGCTCACGGTCACCGCCTTCGCGATGGCGGCGATCGATTGGGATCTTTCAGGCATCCCCGCCGAGCGCCTGACCCTGATCGGCGACGCTGACTCGGACATCCCCTGGACCACCCTGCTGACCGGCATGTTCTTCGCCCACCTGTTCTACTGGGGCACGAACATGGTGATTGTGCAGCGGGCAATGGCGGCGAAGACCCTGCGCGAAGCGCAGAAGGGCATCTACGCGGCGGCGGCGTTCAAGCTGATTCTGCCGCTGATCGTGGTGCTGCCCGGAATCATCGCCTTCAAGCTGTACGGCGACGTCGATGACGTGGCCTACGGCCGCCTGGTCGGCGACGTGCTGCCGCCTTGGCTGTCGGGCGCGTTCGCGGCGGTGATCACGGGCGCCGTGCTGTCCAGCTACAACTCCATTCTCAACTCGGCGGCGGCGCTGTACACGCTGGATCTGCACGTGCGCTACATCGACGCCCACGCCAACGTGCGAAGAATCGGACAAGCGGTGGCCGTGGTGGCAACGGTGGTTTCGGTGGCCCTGGTGCCGCTGTACCAGAACGCGGAGAGCATCATCGCCACCCTGCAGCAGTTGAATGGCCTGTACTCGATGCCGGTGCTGGCGGTGTTCCTGGCCGCGGTGTTCTTCCAGCGCCCCGACCCGCGGGCAGCGAAAATCGCGTTGGCATTCGGCACCGCCCTGTATGCCTGCTTCGCCTTCTGGTGGACGCCCCTGCACTACCTGCACCTGATGTTCATCACCCTGTTCTCGGCGCTCGGCCTGATCTGGGTGTTGGGACGAGTGCTGCCGCCGCGCGCAGCCGCAGCGGCCCGCTGA
- a CDS encoding S9 family peptidase has translation MHAPYRQLPRLAALAASILAVAGCTRGPDADAGAAGNPAADVLKPPVAETRPHEVKAPHGAVRQDEYYWLRDDARKDPQMLAYLQAENAYADAMLAPLAAVKEQLYGELVGRIKQDDASVPFLENGYWYYTRFEEGREYPIHARRKGSMEAAEEVLLDVNTLAEGQGFYQIARYEISPDNRLLAYFEDTSGRRQYTLKVKNLETGELLPVEIKGLSASIAWTADSSSFYYVENDPETLLTTRVRLHTLGLAEGNDRLVYEERDPSFYMGVGKTTSDKYICISVNSTVSSETRCTLAAQPGDFEILAPRERDFEYSADHLGERWVIRTNWEAKNFRLMQASENDVRARTEWKDLIPHDDKVFIEEFALFEGFLAVEERSEGLTRLRLRKNDGSEQYVAADETAYSMGLSVNAEPASDWLRYTYTSLTTPATTFELNVVTGERKLLKEQPVLGGFDKKNYVTERLWATARDGTRVPVTVLHRADFKRDGTAALLQYGYGSYGASMDPNFNSNVLSLVDRGMVYAIAHIRGGQEMGRAWYEDGKLLKKVNTFTDFIDVTDFLVAEKFAAADRISAMGGSAGGLLMGAIANMAPEKYRAIVSQVPFVDVVTTMLDPSIPLTTNEYDEWGNPEDKTYYDYMLAYSPYDQIEAKAYPATFVGTGLWDSQVQYWEPAKYVARLRAKKTDDNLLVFRTNMEAGHGGKSGRFQRFREAAEYYAFLLDQLGVK, from the coding sequence ATGCACGCCCCCTATCGCCAGCTGCCGCGGCTCGCCGCGCTGGCGGCTTCCATCCTTGCCGTCGCCGGCTGCACGCGCGGCCCCGACGCCGATGCTGGTGCTGCCGGCAATCCTGCCGCTGACGTGCTGAAGCCCCCGGTCGCCGAGACCCGGCCGCATGAGGTCAAGGCGCCGCACGGCGCAGTGCGTCAGGATGAGTACTACTGGCTGCGCGACGACGCCCGCAAGGATCCGCAGATGCTGGCGTATCTGCAGGCCGAGAACGCCTATGCCGACGCCATGCTGGCGCCGCTGGCCGCGGTGAAGGAGCAGCTCTACGGCGAACTGGTCGGCCGCATCAAGCAGGACGATGCCAGCGTGCCCTTCCTGGAGAACGGCTACTGGTACTACACCCGCTTCGAGGAAGGGCGCGAGTACCCGATTCACGCCCGTCGCAAGGGCAGCATGGAGGCAGCCGAAGAGGTGCTGCTCGACGTGAACACCCTGGCCGAAGGGCAGGGGTTCTACCAGATCGCGCGCTACGAGATCAGCCCGGACAACCGCCTGCTGGCCTACTTCGAGGACACCAGCGGCCGTCGCCAGTACACGCTCAAGGTCAAGAATCTGGAAACCGGCGAGCTGCTGCCGGTCGAGATCAAGGGTCTTTCTGCCAGCATCGCCTGGACCGCGGACAGCAGCAGCTTCTACTACGTCGAGAATGACCCCGAGACCCTGCTGACCACGCGCGTGCGCCTGCATACGCTGGGTCTCGCCGAGGGCAACGACCGCTTGGTGTACGAGGAGCGTGACCCCAGCTTCTACATGGGCGTAGGCAAGACGACGTCGGACAAGTACATCTGCATCAGCGTCAACAGCACGGTGTCGTCGGAGACCCGCTGCACGCTGGCGGCGCAGCCGGGAGACTTCGAGATCCTCGCGCCGCGCGAGCGCGACTTCGAGTACTCGGCCGACCATCTGGGCGAGCGCTGGGTGATCCGCACCAACTGGGAGGCGAAGAACTTCCGCCTGATGCAGGCCAGCGAGAACGACGTGCGCGCGCGCACCGAGTGGAAGGACCTGATCCCGCACGACGACAAGGTGTTCATCGAGGAATTCGCTCTGTTTGAAGGCTTTCTCGCGGTCGAGGAGCGCTCGGAGGGGCTGACCCGTCTGCGCCTGCGCAAAAACGACGGCAGCGAGCAGTACGTCGCCGCCGATGAGACCGCCTATTCGATGGGTTTGTCGGTCAACGCTGAGCCCGCGAGCGACTGGCTGCGCTACACCTACACCTCGCTGACCACGCCGGCGACCACCTTCGAGCTCAATGTCGTGACCGGCGAGCGCAAGCTGCTGAAGGAACAGCCGGTGCTGGGCGGCTTCGACAAGAAGAACTACGTCACCGAGCGCCTCTGGGCCACCGCCCGCGATGGCACGCGCGTGCCGGTCACCGTGCTGCATCGCGCCGACTTCAAGCGCGATGGCACTGCCGCCTTGCTGCAGTACGGCTACGGCAGCTACGGCGCCTCGATGGACCCGAACTTCAACTCGAACGTGCTGTCCCTGGTCGATCGCGGCATGGTCTATGCAATCGCCCACATTCGCGGCGGACAGGAGATGGGCCGCGCCTGGTACGAGGACGGCAAGCTGCTGAAGAAGGTCAACACCTTCACCGACTTCATCGACGTCACCGATTTCCTGGTGGCGGAGAAGTTCGCCGCGGCCGATCGCATCTCGGCCATGGGCGGCAGCGCGGGCGGCCTGCTGATGGGCGCGATCGCCAACATGGCGCCAGAGAAGTACCGCGCCATCGTCAGCCAGGTGCCCTTCGTCGACGTGGTCACCACCATGCTCGACCCGAGCATTCCGCTGACCACCAACGAGTACGACGAGTGGGGCAACCCCGAGGACAAGACCTACTACGACTACATGCTGGCCTACTCGCCCTACGATCAGATCGAAGCCAAGGCCTACCCGGCGACGTTTGTCGGTACCGGCCTGTGGGACAGCCAGGTCCAGTACTGGGAGCCTGCCAAGTACGTCGCCCGCCTGCGCGCGAAGAAGACCGACGACAACCTGCTGGTGTTCCGCACCAACATGGAAGCCGGCCATGGCGGCAAGTCGGGCCGCTTCCAGCGCTTCCGCGAGGCGGCCGAGTACTACGCCTTCCTGCTTGACCAGTTGGGCGTGAAGTAG